A window from Candidatus Eremiobacterota bacterium encodes these proteins:
- a CDS encoding 4-hydroxybenzoate 3-monooxygenase — protein sequence MQQRTQVGIVGAGPAGLVLALLLRRRGIESVVLELRSREYCEQRVRAGVLEQGTVDVLEANGAGERMRREGLVHRGIYLRFGGRSRHIDFPALTGKTITVYGQHEVVKDLIAVHERDGTPLHFEVQDVQLAGLDTERPSVRYRDAGGAACELVCDFVAGCDGFHGVSREAVPTAALSVFERSYPFAWLGILSASPVVCEELIYVHHARGFALFSQRSPAVQRMYLQCAPDEDLAEWPDARIWSELHRRLAGEETADLVEGEILQKGVTAMRSFVVEPMRYGRLFLAGDAAHIVPPTGAKGMNLAVADVVVLADALEAFYGGHGSAALDAYSERCLRRVWRAERFSWWMTSMLHRDPSGDPFGERLQLAELDYVTSSRAASQSLAENYVGLPLELAR from the coding sequence ATGCAGCAGCGCACGCAGGTCGGGATCGTCGGCGCCGGTCCGGCCGGTTTGGTGCTCGCGCTGCTGCTGCGGCGGCGCGGGATCGAGTCGGTCGTGCTCGAGCTGCGCAGCCGGGAGTACTGCGAGCAGCGCGTGCGCGCCGGCGTGCTCGAGCAAGGGACGGTCGACGTGCTCGAGGCGAACGGCGCCGGCGAGCGGATGCGGCGCGAAGGGCTGGTGCACCGGGGCATCTACCTGCGCTTCGGCGGACGCAGCCGCCACATCGACTTTCCCGCGCTGACCGGCAAGACGATCACGGTCTACGGCCAGCACGAGGTCGTCAAAGACTTGATCGCCGTGCACGAGCGCGACGGCACCCCGCTGCACTTCGAGGTGCAGGACGTGCAACTTGCCGGGCTCGACACCGAACGGCCTTCGGTCCGGTATCGCGACGCCGGCGGAGCGGCGTGCGAGCTCGTCTGCGACTTCGTCGCCGGGTGCGACGGGTTTCACGGCGTCTCTCGCGAGGCCGTTCCGACCGCGGCGCTCAGCGTGTTCGAGCGCAGCTATCCGTTCGCGTGGCTGGGGATTCTCTCGGCTTCGCCGGTGGTGTGCGAGGAATTGATCTACGTGCACCACGCGCGCGGGTTCGCGCTGTTCAGCCAGCGCTCGCCGGCGGTGCAGCGCATGTACCTGCAGTGCGCGCCCGACGAAGATCTCGCCGAATGGCCGGACGCGCGCATCTGGTCCGAGCTGCACCGACGGCTCGCGGGCGAAGAGACAGCGGATTTGGTGGAAGGCGAGATCTTGCAGAAGGGCGTGACGGCGATGCGCAGCTTCGTCGTCGAGCCGATGCGCTACGGCCGGTTGTTTCTCGCCGGCGACGCGGCGCACATCGTTCCGCCGACCGGCGCGAAGGGGATGAACCTCGCGGTCGCCGACGTCGTCGTGCTGGCGGACGCGCTCGAGGCGTTCTACGGCGGACACGGCAGCGCGGCGCTCGACGCGTACTCGGAGAGGTGCTTGCGCCGCGTCTGGCGCGCCGAGCGCTTTTCGTGGTGGATGACCTCGATGCTGCACCGGGATCCGTCGGGCGATCCGTTCGGCGAACGGCTGCAGCTCGCCGAGCTGGACTACGTCACGAGCTCGCGCGCCGCCTCGCAAAGCCTGGCGGAGAACTACGTCGGGTTGCCGCTCGAGCTCGCGCGCTAG
- a CDS encoding amidase, whose product MPNDVTVTRRADELLARIREVDPALNCYVALDEAAVLREAARLDAIPPTARGPLHGVTVAVKDIIDVAGLPTRAGSSFFRRDPQHDAPVVAALRAAGALILGKTNTHEFAWGITTENPHFGRTKNPWDTARVVGGSSGGSGAAVAAELCDAALGTDTLGSIRIPSALNGVCGLRPATGALPIDGIFPLTIGLDTAGPFARDLPTVQRVYEILAGAPLAPVSVRRACVLRGGVWDRVDRTVTAARDAAAAVLRAAGVVVDDVTWWDDELVGATATVQQRGAARVHEPLFAPHREQYGDDVRERVAYALGVGEAAETEARRVIANARATWSAATAGYDVALAPSAGAEAPLAPAHQSFRAETIPLVTPASAFALPVAAVPIGFGPARMPLGMQMIAVAGDPASAFALGQVFQSRTDWHERRPPLAAARAEVRS is encoded by the coding sequence ATGCCGAACGACGTCACGGTCACCAGGCGCGCGGACGAGCTCCTCGCGCGCATCCGCGAGGTCGATCCGGCGCTGAACTGCTACGTCGCGCTCGACGAGGCGGCGGTGCTGCGCGAAGCCGCGCGGCTCGACGCGATTCCGCCGACCGCGCGCGGCCCGCTGCACGGCGTGACGGTCGCCGTCAAGGACATCATCGACGTCGCCGGGCTGCCGACGCGCGCCGGCTCGTCGTTCTTCCGGCGCGATCCGCAACACGACGCGCCGGTGGTCGCCGCGCTGCGCGCCGCCGGCGCGCTGATCCTCGGAAAGACGAACACGCACGAGTTCGCTTGGGGAATCACCACCGAGAACCCGCACTTCGGACGCACGAAGAATCCGTGGGACACCGCACGGGTCGTCGGCGGGTCGAGCGGAGGTTCCGGTGCGGCGGTCGCCGCCGAGCTGTGCGACGCCGCCCTCGGAACGGACACGCTCGGCTCGATTCGTATTCCCTCCGCGCTCAACGGCGTCTGCGGGCTGCGGCCCGCGACCGGCGCGCTACCGATCGACGGCATCTTCCCGCTCACGATCGGGCTCGACACCGCCGGCCCGTTCGCGCGCGACCTCCCGACGGTCCAGCGGGTGTACGAAATTCTCGCCGGCGCGCCGCTCGCGCCGGTGTCCGTGCGGCGCGCGTGCGTGCTGCGCGGCGGCGTCTGGGATCGCGTCGATCGGACCGTCACCGCCGCGCGCGACGCGGCGGCGGCGGTGCTGCGCGCCGCGGGCGTCGTCGTCGACGACGTGACGTGGTGGGACGACGAGCTGGTCGGTGCCACGGCGACCGTGCAGCAGCGCGGCGCGGCGCGCGTGCACGAACCGCTCTTCGCGCCGCACCGCGAGCAGTACGGCGACGACGTTCGCGAGCGGGTCGCGTACGCGCTCGGCGTCGGCGAAGCCGCCGAGACCGAGGCGCGCCGCGTCATCGCGAACGCGCGCGCGACCTGGTCGGCGGCAACCGCCGGCTACGACGTCGCGCTCGCGCCGTCGGCCGGCGCCGAAGCACCGCTCGCACCGGCGCACCAGAGCTTCCGCGCCGAGACGATTCCGCTGGTGACGCCGGCGAGCGCGTTCGCGCTGCCCGTCGCCGCCGTGCCGATCGGATTCGGGCCCGCGCGGATGCCGCTCGGGATGCAGATGATAGCGGTCGCCGGCGATCCGGCGAGCGCGTTTGCGCTGGGCCAAGTTTTTCAGTCACGGACGGATTGGCACGAGCGCCGCCCGCCGCTCGCAGCGGCGCGCGCGGAAGTGCGCTCGTAG
- a CDS encoding nodulation protein NfeD, with product MFSRFGLIGALALLAVLATPALAVRAGSAARAVDLVRLDGVVGPASARHVLRALDEAARDGSQALVLVLDTPGGLMKSMDEITRAMLNSPVPVVVYVYPHGARAASAGVFITYAANLAAMAPATHLGAAHPVGLGATGGSIDKTEMTKLTNDAVAEIQGFAARRGRNAAWAERAVRQSETLTAEDALRRHVVDLIADSPSQLLAKIDGRTVQTAAGTRVLTTRNARVTEIPFDLAEQFLDLLSDPNVGFILMTIGFYGIVFELSNPGLVFPGVVGGVAMLLAFVSFAAISVNVAGLLLIVFALVLFVADIKVPSHGVLTAGGIGSFVLGSLLLTGDREPFLRISLTLIVTVAVLTAAFFAFAVGAGIRAQRRRVQTGREALIGAEGVARSELAPNGTVFVQGELWKAESADGTIPAGRRVRVVGVDGLRLTVRPAEIPV from the coding sequence ATGTTCTCGCGCTTCGGGCTGATCGGAGCGCTCGCGCTCCTGGCCGTCCTCGCGACGCCGGCGCTCGCCGTACGGGCGGGTTCAGCCGCTCGCGCCGTCGACCTCGTTCGGCTCGACGGGGTCGTCGGGCCGGCGTCGGCGCGCCATGTGCTGCGCGCGCTCGATGAGGCGGCTCGCGACGGGTCCCAGGCGCTGGTCCTCGTCCTCGACACGCCGGGCGGGCTGATGAAATCGATGGACGAGATCACCCGGGCGATGCTGAACTCGCCGGTCCCGGTCGTCGTCTACGTCTACCCGCACGGAGCGCGCGCCGCATCCGCCGGCGTCTTCATCACGTACGCGGCGAACCTGGCGGCGATGGCGCCGGCGACGCACCTCGGCGCCGCGCACCCGGTCGGGCTCGGCGCAACCGGCGGCAGCATCGACAAGACCGAGATGACGAAGCTCACCAACGACGCCGTCGCGGAGATTCAAGGCTTCGCCGCGCGTCGCGGGCGCAACGCCGCCTGGGCGGAGCGCGCGGTCCGGCAGAGCGAGACGCTCACCGCCGAGGACGCGCTGCGCCGGCACGTCGTCGACTTGATCGCGGACAGCCCCAGCCAGCTCCTCGCGAAGATCGACGGCCGCACGGTGCAGACGGCGGCCGGAACGCGGGTGCTCACGACGCGAAACGCGCGCGTCACCGAGATTCCGTTCGATCTGGCCGAGCAGTTTTTGGACCTGCTCAGCGATCCGAACGTCGGCTTCATCCTGATGACGATCGGGTTCTACGGGATCGTCTTCGAGCTGAGCAATCCCGGCTTGGTGTTTCCGGGGGTCGTCGGCGGCGTCGCGATGCTGCTGGCGTTCGTCTCGTTCGCGGCGATCTCGGTCAACGTCGCGGGCCTGCTGCTGATCGTGTTCGCGCTCGTGCTCTTCGTGGCGGACATCAAGGTGCCGAGCCATGGCGTGCTGACTGCCGGCGGGATCGGGTCGTTCGTCCTCGGCTCGCTGCTGCTCACCGGCGACCGCGAGCCGTTCCTGCGCATCTCGCTGACGCTGATCGTGACGGTCGCCGTGCTGACGGCGGCGTTCTTCGCGTTCGCCGTCGGCGCGGGCATACGGGCGCAGCGGCGGCGCGTGCAGACCGGACGGGAGGCGTTGATCGGCGCCGAAGGCGTGGCGCGCAGCGAGCTGGCTCCGAACGGCACCGTGTTCGTGCAGGGGGAGCTGTGGAAAGCGGAAAGCGCCGACGGAACGATTCCGGCCGGGCGGCGGGTCCGCGTGGTCGGCGTCGACGGGCTCCGGCTGACGGTTCGTCCGGCCGAGATTCCCGTGTAA